A single region of the Spirochaetota bacterium genome encodes:
- a CDS encoding IS3 family transposase, whose protein sequence is RYRTRDEARLAIFEYISVFYNRQRIHSFLDYKSPEEYESSDSIIKYVA, encoded by the coding sequence AAGATATAGAACGAGAGATGAAGCACGGCTTGCTATTTTTGAATACATTTCAGTATTCTATAATAGACAGAGAATTCATTCTTTTCTTGACTATAAAAGTCCGGAAGAATATGAATCATCTGATTCAATAATTAAATATGTTGCTTAA